In Myxococcus fulvus, the following proteins share a genomic window:
- a CDS encoding MazG nucleotide pyrophosphohydrolase domain-containing protein, producing MIELPPGASMKDYQRYIHELEAMHGWLKLDLVHNCFLMGEEVGEVFKAVRRHEKLYDEGKGTPTEAARAQVGEELVDVFNYLVAIANRVGVDLEEAFRQKNERNQQRTWT from the coding sequence ATGATTGAACTTCCCCCCGGCGCCTCCATGAAGGACTACCAGCGCTACATCCACGAGCTGGAAGCGATGCATGGCTGGCTGAAGCTGGACCTGGTGCACAACTGCTTCCTCATGGGCGAGGAGGTCGGCGAGGTGTTCAAGGCCGTCCGCCGCCACGAGAAGCTCTACGACGAGGGAAAAGGCACGCCGACCGAGGCGGCGCGCGCCCAGGTCGGCGAGGAGCTGGTCGATGTCTTCAACTACCTCGTCGCCATCGCCAACCGCGTCGGCGTGGACCTGGAGGAGGCCTTCCGCCAGAAGAACGAGCGCAACCAGCAACGCACCTGGACCTGA